The Helianthus annuus cultivar XRQ/B chromosome 15, HanXRQr2.0-SUNRISE, whole genome shotgun sequence genomic sequence AGCCACATGATGCAAGGCAACTAAAACCATCAAGGACACAAGACAACAAATAATAACCATAAATCTTATGATATCAGGAGACCGCATACATAGAAATAATAACAAGTAGGAAAGAACTCGAGTTTCTTACGAAGTATGTCGTGGGGGCGAATGCAAATCCTCCAAAGAAACCGAGAAGTCCGCCAAAGAAAGGGAAACACATGCCAATGAACATTGTCAATGCTGCTCCCAAAGAAAGAATCTTTCAGTTAACAAATCATAGCCTCCTATTTTTAGTTTAGAGGTGACACTTTCGACCCATTTGGTTATAGATGGGTTGATTTTGGTTATGTCATATCTTAAACGGGTCAAATCAGAATTTTAACTAAAAAAGGAATATGACAATTTTTCAAATTCTTTTAATGTTGCTTGACTCCATAAAAGTTTGTTATTATATAGTTTTTATGTAATCGTATTTAAAGCATTAGTTATTTCTCAAAAACGGGCCGAGGTTCATGAGCCCAACCCGTCAACACACACAAGCACTAAACAATTGTTCATTTCGACTtcaacccgttttgacccgtcACCTGGAAATATATTTTAAAGAATTCACATACCAACATAAAGATTTCTCGTGATAAAGCGCAGCATAAAGCTAGGGGTGAAATTCATGTTCTTGACAAGTACCGTTTCTATCATATCAAATACCGGCATTGCATAAATCTACACAAACAAAAATAATAAGACTTACAAATAAGTAAATTAGAAACTTTATAGATTGGTTCAATTTGATTAAGCTTGTTAGGTAGGGATAGATTATAAACCTGATAGCCTCCAATAACATGTATAACAACAAACAAATTAGCCATAGCTATGAGCCATGTAGGCTTCTCTAAACTGATGAGAATGTTATCCGAGACCTGGTTTCCAAACATCCAGTATCCTATAATCGCAACCGGAAAATAGCAAATGGCTACAATGATATAAGCAACCACCACTCCTTTCCACATCGGACCCTTTGAGGGCTTCTCCGGTGTTGAAGGAATTGTGGCTTGAATTTCCAACACCACGTTGTGACCCGCGAATGCAAAAGCCACTTCACCCAATGCACTGAAGAAGTTAAACACTGTATCTGCTGTGCTACTTGATTTGTATCCGTAGTCTACGTTTGGCTGCACACCCTTTGTTAGAGACGCCGACCACGCAATTGTAGAGTAACTGCATATCACATCATATAACTGGTATTAATTTCAATTCCGTTATTTGACCCGTTTTAGATTAAAAATACGGGAGAATAAACAGCCATTGAGTTTTTTTAataatcagtttgacttttacacATAAATCAAGGATACCGAAAACAATTAGAAGATGACACGTGGACGTACTTTTGTGCCATGTGGTGCAGAACGTGGCCACTTTTGGGCCATGAATCCAATCAACGGGCCATTAAAACATGACTCCATTTGGCCCAAAACTAGTTGTTGACCCGATTCATGGCACAGAAGGAGCCGAATTCTACGCCACTTGGGCGTAAATACGCGTACACACGTCGTCAATGTCAACTTTTTGCGCAAAGTTACACACACACCACTTGGTGCAAAAGTGGTCCACGTGTCATCATGTAATTGGTTTTTATGGTCTGctaatttaaaaagaaaaagtcaatcattttggtaaaaaaaaaggTTTGGTCAAATGTTTGTTTTCGTGATCTTCTCTAAAAATAACGCAAGCCGACCCGTTCTATAAAGAACGGGTCAAAACTTACCTAAGAGACATGACGGCTGCAGCCAACGACACACCAGATATAGAATTGAAATTAGGGAGATGCGAAAGCACGAAATGGACGGAAGCAAAGATCATGATCCAGTATGTGAGTTTTATGTCTTTGCAGTTGTCATTGCAGACCAGATCATGGAACTTTTGTAAAGATTTCCCCCCGGTGACCATATACACGATGTTGGTCCCAACTTCAACGACGAGCTGTTGCGGCACCACGATGTAAAGACCGAGCTTTTCACCAAAAGCATGCTGGCCGAGCTCATGGTATCGGTCAAACCGTTTACCAGGTACCATTTCATGCATTTCAACCATTTGCCATAATGTGTACAAAGTCACAACCCATGATATTACTAGCACTGATATACCAGGACCCCTGAAATATACAAAACAATAGCTTTTTAACATTTTATGTATATTAATATGTATACgcttgaagattgaaaacccgaCTGACTGACTAACCAACCAAGCTCGGACATAGCATACGGAAGACTGAGCACACCGGCTCCAACCATGGCTGTGACATTGTGGAAGGCGGAATACCACCATTTGGCGTTGCGCGATGAGGTGACTGGAAGCCATTCGTCGATGGCTCGCTCCCTTTCGGTTCTGTTGTCAACCTGTGATCAAGATTTGGATAAAATTAAgatggaaaaagaaagaaaaatagttagttaACATGAGAGACATACCAAAGGTGTAGTTATTGTCATTGTTTAAAGATAAGAAATATATGAATATGGTAAGGTGTGGTTTTGTATATATGTAAATCTAACCAACCACCTACTTCCTCATAATTATTTTGGGTGGTTCAAGCGTCTACATCTACTCACGTTTTATATAGAAAAAAGTTGCATAAACTTCACCTCTCTATTCTATCACTATCAATATCACTATTGGGTTGGCTTTTTCTTGCATGGTCATCAACTTAATTTGTTTTAATCTCTTTTGAAGGAATatacaaatatattttttttcacaatgtgaaaataaaataaaattagaaAGATGTTGTTCAACGTAGATAGATTTGCGTATTATTTGTTTATCGTTAtactaggctatcacccgggaacatcccgggttaggaaaatttagttttcaataataaaaggtacataaacaacatttttaaactcATTAGTATCTTCTTCTCCTTCCCACGATAATTTATTTGTTCCGTTTCATCAGTATCCTAACTTTGTCTCCATGTGCATTCGTCGTTTTCGTGTAAAGCTAATAATCTTTTAATTCTTAATGAGATCTCAGTTAAAAAATTTCTCGTAAACCCATACAAAATGTTatattgtttgtttttaaattatattatattattctTTTAGTTGAATTTTCAACTAATAAAATTCATAAACATATTATAAACAACGTGTTTTAGGGAATTAtatgtattttgttttttttttcttttattaagaCTCATCGATTAATGTCAAACTTAGTACTCTGATCATTGTGATGAAATCCTTACACAACAAATGATAAGTTGATTAAgttgaaaggaaaaaaaaatattGGTTAAAAAGGATAGATTTATTCATACATATAAAAAGCATATAAGGATCAAACAACCACGTCAAACAAACTGAAATATTCAAAAAAATCAATGTTTAAAAtgtaaaaatcataaaaattgcTCTAAATTCATAGAGATAGGAGCTAAGTCTCTTTCTTGCTAACTTTCTCCGAATCCTTAACGTTACTTGGAGTTGAAGAGTTGTAGACGTCAACCAGTTTACGCTTGTTGATTTTATCGATATAAGAACTGGTATTGGCATCATCATTCTTAACGCTTTGAATATGACTTTTTCTTTGGATAAATTCTTTATTATTTCCCTGAGACAAATGTCAAAATTAAGTTACTAATAATAGAATTACATAATTTGTAAATATTAATGTATTAATATGAATcatctatttttataaaaaaaatacctCAGtaatcttcatcttttctttaaGCTCATTAATAAGTGACTCATCATCGGTCATATTTGTAACAACATACATTTCATCAAAGTTAGTTAGATTATAAGTTGTTATCtcaattttaaaaacaaacatcTTTCCAGTCAACTTATTTAAATCCACAAGAAATATTACTTTATACTAATTGAATTATGtcgttaaataaaataaaaagaccAGGGAACTTCCCAGGCAAGAAAAATTTCTTTATATTAATTGAATTAcatcattaaataaaataaaaagacacGTTTTGAAACATTATTTTTTATACTTGTTTTGTATTGACAGTTGTAGTTAAGATCTATTTTAACGTAATTGACAAATATGAACTTCACGGGTTGGAAATTTTAATTTGCAATAATCGAAGTTGTGGATCCTTagtaaaaaaaaaagtcaaatacAACACAAATATTATATAGAACAATCTAATATTAGGTTACACTTTAAATCTTTTAGCCTAAATAAGGTATTCTCGCACGCGTTGCGCCGCGCTTCATGATTTTTGTCAATGAATCTGGTACTTTAATATGATTACCAACATGATTTAACAATAGAATTTGCTTGTTGTCGACCATGTCTTTGACCTTTGTCAGCAGGAAATTCTCCAATCACAGGATCTCATAGCCAAGGCTAGACGAAGAGCGTAAAGAAACACATCAAAAGCTAAGAAAGTGCTCAATTGGTCTCCCAACGTTTTACtcttttattttcatataaaaaagGTACTACCAAACTGGCATGCCCGATACATCTAATCATTGATCACCATCATATCATCAAGTATCCATCACAAGTTAAATAAAATTTGAGGTAATAACAGACCTGTGAATCCCTATTAGAATATTACCAAATTAGTTTACCCCCTCCCAACTCATTCTATAATCTCACTCACCTGTTGTCTTTCCAATATGAGTGATGATCCAACTCATGAATGAATAAGGTAAGATTTAGAATCTGTTGCACGACTACAACATCAGTAAtatttcaatataaaaaaatatcTTAATATTTCAATACAAAAGTTCATGCTAGAGGTAGCAAGATGGTTATGATGGGTAACAGATTGACATGCTAGGATTGAAACGGGCATGTTGGGTTGACCCATTTGAGAAATTATTTCATCTGACCCATTTGAGAAATTATTTCATCTGACCCATTTGagattacaaaaatatatatgaatAGACTCGTTCATAAGTAAATGAGTCAAATTTTTCACATTGAGTGCATGCGCATAAGCTCAAAGGACAAAAGTTGAAAGTTAAAAGACCAAAATATGTCACCTCTAGTGCATGCATATATGCTTAATGGCCAAAAGTGGAAACTTGATACTTAAAAAGGCCAGTTATTGTTAAGACTTCTAAAAATAGGTAAAACATGCACCATTGACAACCTGAATCATTTCATTAAGGCTAAAATATAACATGTATGATGTTACAGTAAAACTTTCCATTAATAGAAAGTAACAATATAACAGCCTAAATATGCCTTGATAAACAAAATGATACAAAAATAATATGCTAACCCATGTATGCTCGTCCTGATTGGATGATCCTTCAGGCCCTTCCAATACCACCACCTCCTGTCAGGCCATCTGTCATGAAGGATACTTCAGCTAGAAGTAATGCTATTTTTTAATTATGTTATTTGGCCCTTCTTACACTTTATCACACTTTATCTTCACCTTTCTGGAACATGGCAATTTAACTCATCAGCTGGCCCTTATAATCAGATGCAATGAGAACCTGAGGCGGCAAGAGAAGAATGGATCTCCTGCTAACATAATCTCTGAACTTCATGTCCTTTTTATTGACAATGACATTTCAGGTCAGGATAGGGTATCTTCACCCAACTATATGCTTCCGTCCGCTAGTTACATCCCCACATCCCTGCCTAGAGCCCTATATATACCCCATACAGCCCTACTTCACCAGCCAGCTCTACTTCCCCGTTTTACAACCAAACCTCCACATTCTACAGCCCCGCACCTCCCACCTAGTTACAGTCGTACCCCCTGGTTATATTCCTACCACGCCAAGTTATAGCCCTACTTCACCTAGCTACAGACAGTACACAATCTCAACACCCCTCTTATATCATTTGTTAAAAGTCTAAATTACTATTGTCATGGTATTCTTTTCTGATCACAATTAACATAATACATGTATCTAAAAAGTTGAAGATTGACGAAAAATGTTTAGGAGCCAAACCAACCAGAATTAGCCCATTTCTTTTAAACAAAATATGACCTGTTTTAACCCAAACTTAATAACCAAATTGTCCGAACTGTCCATCTTGTAGACAACGAAAGAGGCATAAAACCTGCAAATTGGCAAGTACACCTACTTTACGGCATATGTGAAGGAACTTCTCCGGGCATGCATGTAGACAAGATTGAGCCCCTGGTTGGTTTTACTGCACGATCCCCTGTTTTATAAAAAATACCATGTTAATAGTCAGCTTTATAACCTAAATTACTTTATCTATAACGTAGATTTAAAGCCAAAATGTCAAAATTGGGGTTGACAGTTAGACCTGAACCGAAACACGACACAATATCTAGCCCATTTACTAAATGGGTCATGCTTGGGTTGACCAGTTTGATCAAACAGGTTGTGTTCGGATTGACCTTTTTAACCAGTTTAATTATACATGTCAAGCCACCAACCCATTTAACCCTTCTTTTAAAACCCACTAACCTGACTAAAACATTATGATAACTGCCTTCCAATCTGTTTGACACATTTAGATAAACCAGTTAAAAAGGTCGTTCAAGTTACACGATTTTTAATGTGTCCAAGACAAGGttaatgatgtgacaccccaggaaaaccagtgaacgctataacttacctagcttcctcagtgagtgcataccaaatttcgggacgaaatttccaattagttggggataatgtgacaactcgaactttaccgtctcgtacattacgtgtaaccattgaactaATGTGAATTATGTGATTAAGTTGTGTGATCGAATGTTATGAGCTATATAATTTCATAAGAATGTGTATGTTACTACTTGAACCGAATGCCCAACCgaacacaaacccactcggtccatttagtggactcgagaccatgagatagcccaagtggggtttcggcccacttcctttCCATACGTACATGTATCTCATTAGGGTTTTGTTTTCACAATCTTggcaaccaagaacacacacaaacaccaagctctctctctctcggctcggAACCGAAGACTGCCGACCACCCTTCGAAGCTTTTGAATCTGAATTCCTCTCTTCCCATCTCGGTTAGTTTGATGTTCATGATGACGTGTTTATATGATTTTGTTAGTAACCGGATCACATGCTAGTTGGATCGattgatgatattttgtattTGGTCATATGTTGTATGAATGCATGATAACCGAATGGTATGTTTCTAATTGTTCTTGTTGTAACCCTGGATCGGTTTGTATACTTGTGCTTGTAATCGGCTGTGATGATTCTAATGTGCAAACATGTTTAGGGGAAGGCATGGTTGATCTAGAATTCGGTTATATAATTAGATTACGGGTTAGGTTTATGTAATTATTGTGAACTAAGGTCGAATATATGAACTGATGATATGAACATGCTTGAAAGATGTTATGAAATTGttaaaaactgttaattgatctgaattgtgaaactgcctaagttgtttgctagaatcacggagtgattgttacaggaattatggaaacaagttacacagccggttgcgactcagattgcgagtcgaaacctccccgtctcgactcgagaccacaaacagcacaagccgagaccacggttgcgagtcccgttgcgactcgtaaccagaccatgatgaaccgagatcaccattgcgactcgcaaccagctgttgcgactcgtaaactccggttgcgactcgagatccccgttgcgactcgagaccggctatgcACAAACACtattttgggcctacactgtcatgggcccaatcttatgactgacatgttatttgggctgattatctttcgggcttagacattggatcgcacaaggttaatatgtggtatataattgggccgggttatgttgggccagggttaacacgcacaagtgtgctcttgactgctaattggactgcttatgttaattgggccgactacttggactcgttacatgatatgaactgctgatacgttatgtgatttgccatgatcatacttgataccataagtgatacaaacgtgctatatacgaacctgacttgcataataaccatgataggacgtggttgaccatttacttgctacctgtactctttgtgtatctgccgagcaaaccaaggtgagttcacacagccaaggcatgggattcccgggttgggaattgggttggatatgttattgtaaaaggagttactcgtacttacgcatataccagactatagaccatcgtcctcaggttagtcaggacacgttacgtaaagcctacgtaacccagtatatttgccatatgtctcccgggtcgggaggacacgttacgtaaagcctacgtaacccaataccattcactggcttccaggtcggaaggccacgctgcgtaaagcctacgtagcccccacgcgtaccactgtcctcggggaagggcacgtcacgtaaagcctacgtgaccctgtacgttttcctgttctcagtaaagaagaacacatggtcggaagttagtctagtaagtaccgttaatgagaagccctcattagccaggataaacatgggaagcccccaccagtattatgaacacaaggtttgggaagcccccacctttagtacacactagtatgggaagcccccacaaGCTATGCTTATACactacgttatgaacttactttctgtgaactcgctcaactagtttgttgattatttgctgcatgccttgcaggaccttaggtacattatggagc encodes the following:
- the LOC110912234 gene encoding lysine histidine transporter 1 isoform X1 codes for the protein MTITTPLVDNRTERERAIDEWLPVTSSRNAKWWYSAFHNVTAMVGAGVLSLPYAMSELGWGPGISVLVISWVVTLYTLWQMVEMHEMVPGKRFDRYHELGQHAFGEKLGLYIVVPQQLVVEVGTNIVYMVTGGKSLQKFHDLVCNDNCKDIKLTYWIMIFASVHFVLSHLPNFNSISGVSLAAAVMSLSYSTIAWSASLTKGVQPNVDYGYKSSSTADTVFNFFSALGEVAFAFAGHNVVLEIQATIPSTPEKPSKGPMWKGVVVAYIIVAICYFPVAIIGYWMFGNQVSDNILISLEKPTWLIAMANLFVVIHVIGGYQIYAMPVFDMIETVLVKNMNFTPSFMLRFITRNLYVALTMFIGMCFPFFGGLLGFFGGFAFAPTTYFLPCIMWLTIYKPNKWSLSWITNWVCIILGVALMIVSPIGGLRQIILEAKDYEFFS
- the LOC110912234 gene encoding lysine histidine transporter 1 isoform X2, whose amino-acid sequence is MASSHLIAQRQMVVFRLPQCHSHGWSRCAQSSVCYVRAWGPGISVLVISWVVTLYTLWQMVEMHEMVPGKRFDRYHELGQHAFGEKLGLYIVVPQQLVVEVGTNIVYMVTGGKSLQKFHDLVCNDNCKDIKLTYWIMIFASVHFVLSHLPNFNSISGVSLAAAVMSLSYSTIAWSASLTKGVQPNVDYGYKSSSTADTVFNFFSALGEVAFAFAGHNVVLEIQATIPSTPEKPSKGPMWKGVVVAYIIVAICYFPVAIIGYWMFGNQVSDNILISLEKPTWLIAMANLFVVIHVIGGYQIYAMPVFDMIETVLVKNMNFTPSFMLRFITRNLYVALTMFIGMCFPFFGGLLGFFGGFAFAPTTYFLPCIMWLTIYKPNKWSLSWITNWVCIILGVALMIVSPIGGLRQIILEAKDYEFFS